In Arthrobacter sp. CJ23, the genomic window CGGATGCAGATTTCAGTCTCCTCGCAGCCAAGCGGCAACGTCCCTTGGCGGCCCAGGGAGATATTGAAGCCGCCCACCTGGCGGAGTACGTAGCGGCGGAAGGACATGTTTGCACCGATGACATTCCGGACCTCGGAGGCGACTTTGGGCATTCCGCGGTGGCTGCACCCCACGATCCAGTCGAGTTCCTCGCCGAAGTAGCCGGGGCGTCCCGAGTCCCACACCGGTTCAACGCGCCCGCCCACTGCAAGGACATCAGGGTCGTCGTAGAGGACAAGCAACCGTTCAAGCCAATCCGGCGCGGCTTCGGCGTCGTCGTCCAGGAAGGCCACAATGTCCGACGCCGCCAGGGCCACACCCGTGTTGCGTGCTCCGGAGAGCCCGCGGGGGCCACTGCTCCTCACCACGGTCACGTCATCGACGATTTGGATGAGTCGCCTGTAGAGCTCTTCATTGTGGTCAGTGACCACCAGGACTTCCTGGGCCGGAACCGTCTGGTCCCGGACGGACTCAATGACATCCAGCAGCTGGTCCCAGCGCCTGGTGGTGTACGTGCAGATGACGACTGAAACCGTCGGAGGAGCAACCTGGCCGGACATGCTAGGCGCTCCGGACCATGGACAGGACGCTCTGGGGGTCGGTGGGCGTGTGCGGGACCCTCACCTTCGCGTACGCATAGGCCACGCGGCGGAGGGCTTCGGGCCGGGCACCGGCGGTGGGCGCCTCCCAAAGCAGGCATTCCCGCGCGAGCGTCCCCAGGACCCGCCACCCATCGCGGAAGGTCTGCAGGTTCGAGGCACCGGAAATCCGGCCCAGCTCGTTGCTGGGCACCTCGGCGATCCGAAGACCGGCCCTGGCTGCCCGCACGATCAGTTCGGTCTCGATCTCGAAACCATCGGATTCGGGTTCCAGGATCCTGATGCACTCCCTGCGGAAGGCCAGGTATCCGTAGCAAAGATCGGAGTAGTTGCTGTGCAGCACTGCATTGGCCAGGCCGGTCAGCGCCCGGTTGCCGGCACTCCGCAAATGCGTCAGGTCCTCTGAGCCGCCACCGGTGACGTACCGGGAGCCTTTGACGAAATCGTAGTCATGCTGGAGCGGGGAAACGAACCACCCGATCTCCTGCGGGTCCATGCTTCCGTCCGCATCCAGCATCACGATGATGTCGCCCGAGGATGCGGCGAGTCCCGCACGCACTGCGACGCCTTTTCCCTTCCGCTGCTCATTCACCACCACGACGTCGGAGCGGAGTGCGCGGGCAACCTCCACAGTGCCATCCCTGGAGCGCCCATCCACGATGATCACTTCGTCCACATACGAAGGCATGCGGCGGAGGACCCATGGAAGATTCATTGCCTCATTGAGCGTTGGGATTATCACGCTTACGGACGCTCTTGAGGCCTCTACGGCCGGCTTGGGGAAAGAAATTGGGGGTTGGGTGGAAATACTCACATGACTCACCAGTTCGTGACGTTGCGGATGTTTGTCAACGCCGTCCTCAACCCGAAAGTTGAGCGCAGCAGTATCGTGTTATCCGGTCATGTGTCAGGTCTCTGGCCTCCAGCTATCAAATATGCCTTTGACTCTGGCCGTTGACGTTTAGTCTAGGTTTGGCCTCAAGCGGTTGTCACCAGTAGTTGGTACTCGTTTTTCAACCGCTACCTGTGCTTTTCCCTTATGAGTACGGGGAATATCGCGGGCCTCCAATCTCGGTAATGTCGGCTCATTGCCCCCCATTGCGTTCGGGTCTAAACTGTCGCGTATCTTGGGGTTTTGCCGTTGTTGCTGGGCCGGCGGACTTGGGAACTTCAGGTCGACTACACTTTGGGGCCCAGGAGACCTGCGATGAAGATCAAGCATTCCGCCAGATGGCTGAGCCAGACGCTCGTTCTGGCCACACTGATTGCAGGTTCACTCCTCACAGGCTCCAGCGGCGCATTGGCCGACAGCAGCTATGGCACGGAGAGCATCAGCTATTCCGGCGTCAACTACCCCCCGACGGCCGACAAGCCGCAGAGCAAGCTGTGGTGGAACGACGGTTCCTGGTGGGCGGACATGTGGACGTCAGGCAGCGGCTGGCACATCTATCGCCTGGACCGCAGTGCGCAGGCGTGGGTGGACACCGGGGTCCTGAATGACAGCCGCAACAGCACGTTGGCGGACACGCTGTGGGACGGCGAGCATCTCTACATCGCCTCCCACGTGGTCGCCAAGAGTGTGTCGAAGTCCAACCAACAGGCCAAGCTCTACAGGTACAGCTACGCCAATGGCACCTACACACTGGACAATGGTTTCCCGACGACCATCAACAACAACAGCAGCGAAACGATGACCATCGACAAGGACACCACCGGTGCGATCTGGGCCACGTGGACGCAGGTCGGCGGCAACGCGTCCGCCGGCTTTACCAACACGGTCTATGTCAACAACTCCCTGCCTGGAGGTACCAACTGGGCCACCCCCTTCGTCCTTCCTGTCTCCAACCCGAATCCGGCAGCTGACGATATCTCGGCCGTCGTGGCCTTCGGCCAAAACAAGATCGGGGTGATGTGGAGCGACCAGCTCACCGGCTCCATGTGGTGGGCAACCCGCACTGACGGAACGGCCCCGGCGTCGGCTTCTTCGTGGAAGGTTCAACCGGCAATTCAGGGCAATAAACAAGCCGATGACCACATGAACCTCAAAACGCTGCAGGCCGACAACTCCGGCCGCGTCTACGCGTCCGTAAAGACCAGCCTTAACGAAATTTCAGGGGACCCCGCGCTGCCCCAGCTTCAGCTGCTGGTCTTCAAACCCGGCACTGGTTCCTTCTCGGTCTCCACAATTTCCACCTTGGGTGATTGCGTCTCACGCCCGCAGATTGTGCTGGACACCCAGAACAATCTGGTGCACGCGTTCCAAACCGCACCGTCAACCTCCGTCAGCGGCTGCGCCTTCTCCGGCGTGGCAGGCAGCATCTATGAAAAAACCGCCTCCATGGACGATCCTGTTTTCGTGTCCGGCCGCGGCACACCCATCATTCAGGACGACGAATCTGACAACATCAACAATGTGACCACCACCAAGCAGAGCGTGAACAGCACAACCGGCTTGGTGGTGCTGGCCAGCGACGACGTAACGAAGCGCTACTGGTTCGCCGACAGGAGCCTGGACGCGGTCACGCCCCCACCGGTGGCGGCATTCACCGCCACCCCGACCAGCGGTACGGCGCCGCTGGACGTCAGCTTCACGGACACCTCCACGGGCACGCCGACGTCCTGGTCCTGGACCTTCGGTGACGGCGGAACCTCCACGGTACAGAACCCCTCCCACAGCTACGCTGCGGCCGGCATATTCACCGCGACCCTGACGGCCACCAACAGCTCGGGCTCAACCTCCGCCACCTCAACCATCACGGTCAGCCCGGCGCCGCCGGCTGCCGGGGTGAGCGTGGTCGGGTCCACCACAGCGACGGCAGGAACAGCGTCTGCCACCGTGGCAATGGCCGCCCCTGCCGGAACGGCTGCCGGCGATGTGCTGGTGGCCGCAATCACCGCGGACTTCAACCCGACAATGGCGTCCGTGCCGGCGGGCTGGGTGCCCATGGTCAATGCGCTGTCGATCAACAGTGGTCCTTCCTCGGGAGCCCGTGCATTCGCCTACTACTACGTGGTGGGCGCAGCCGATCCGCTCAGTTACACGTGGACCCTGAGCACAGCCGTGAAGTGGGGCGCCGGCATCACCAGTTACCGTGGCGTCAGCAACACCGCACCACTGGACGGCCCGGTGGTCACCGCCGTTGACGCCAGCTACACGGCAACCAGCATCACCGCCCCGAGCATCACCACCGCCACTGACGGCGCCATGCTGATTGGCGGCGTCGCGTGTGATTGCGCGTCGCCCGTGGTGTCCGCACCGAGCGGCTGGACCGAGCGTTGGGAGACCACCGCCGGCCAGGTGGCCGAACTGGCCGACCGGCCCCAGGCTACGGCCGGAGCCAGCGGCACGGCTACCTGGACCCTGAGTGCAGCCCGGGCGGTCGCCGCTTGGCGGACCGCACTGAAGCCGGCCTCCTAAACTGGCTGTCCAGGCCGCGCCCTACACAGCCGTCCGGAAGAACAACTCCGCTGCCTTGGCGAGGTAGTGCGGATCCTCGACGCCGCAGAGCTCGCGCGCCGAGTGCATCGAGAGCAGCGGGACGCCCACGTCCA contains:
- a CDS encoding glycosyltransferase family 2 protein, giving the protein MSGQVAPPTVSVVICTYTTRRWDQLLDVIESVRDQTVPAQEVLVVTDHNEELYRRLIQIVDDVTVVRSSGPRGLSGARNTGVALAASDIVAFLDDDAEAAPDWLERLLVLYDDPDVLAVGGRVEPVWDSGRPGYFGEELDWIVGCSHRGMPKVASEVRNVIGANMSFRRYVLRQVGGFNISLGRQGTLPLGCEETEICIRSRMGAPGSRIVYEPAALVRHHVPAERGTFRYMVSRSWSEGISKAQVSQLVGNKRTLGPERRYVRSILPRAVVSGVRDWGAGRNPQGLGRAGAVIAVLACTAAGYVRGRRIGHVPGRPLRAADLADAPWRDVQ
- a CDS encoding glycosyltransferase family 2 protein; translation: MNLPWVLRRMPSYVDEVIIVDGRSRDGTVEVARALRSDVVVVNEQRKGKGVAVRAGLAASSGDIIVMLDADGSMDPQEIGWFVSPLQHDYDFVKGSRYVTGGGSEDLTHLRSAGNRALTGLANAVLHSNYSDLCYGYLAFRRECIRILEPESDGFEIETELIVRAARAGLRIAEVPSNELGRISGASNLQTFRDGWRVLGTLARECLLWEAPTAGARPEALRRVAYAYAKVRVPHTPTDPQSVLSMVRSA
- a CDS encoding PKD domain-containing protein, with amino-acid sequence MKIKHSARWLSQTLVLATLIAGSLLTGSSGALADSSYGTESISYSGVNYPPTADKPQSKLWWNDGSWWADMWTSGSGWHIYRLDRSAQAWVDTGVLNDSRNSTLADTLWDGEHLYIASHVVAKSVSKSNQQAKLYRYSYANGTYTLDNGFPTTINNNSSETMTIDKDTTGAIWATWTQVGGNASAGFTNTVYVNNSLPGGTNWATPFVLPVSNPNPAADDISAVVAFGQNKIGVMWSDQLTGSMWWATRTDGTAPASASSWKVQPAIQGNKQADDHMNLKTLQADNSGRVYASVKTSLNEISGDPALPQLQLLVFKPGTGSFSVSTISTLGDCVSRPQIVLDTQNNLVHAFQTAPSTSVSGCAFSGVAGSIYEKTASMDDPVFVSGRGTPIIQDDESDNINNVTTTKQSVNSTTGLVVLASDDVTKRYWFADRSLDAVTPPPVAAFTATPTSGTAPLDVSFTDTSTGTPTSWSWTFGDGGTSTVQNPSHSYAAAGIFTATLTATNSSGSTSATSTITVSPAPPAAGVSVVGSTTATAGTASATVAMAAPAGTAAGDVLVAAITADFNPTMASVPAGWVPMVNALSINSGPSSGARAFAYYYVVGAADPLSYTWTLSTAVKWGAGITSYRGVSNTAPLDGPVVTAVDASYTATSITAPSITTATDGAMLIGGVACDCASPVVSAPSGWTERWETTAGQVAELADRPQATAGASGTATWTLSAARAVAAWRTALKPAS